A window of the Gossypium hirsutum isolate 1008001.06 chromosome A05, Gossypium_hirsutum_v2.1, whole genome shotgun sequence genome harbors these coding sequences:
- the LOC107957743 gene encoding uncharacterized protein isoform X1 → MERSTPVRKPHTSTADLLTWSETPNTDSPASAPRSTRPYQPSDGIRKVVFGGQVTDEEFESLNKRKPCSGYKMKEMTGSGIFAANGENDELEPGSANSIPNGKTGLRMYQQALAGISHISFAEDESISPKQPTTLTEVAKQRELSGTLKSEEATLTKQLSDAKCKELSGHDIFAPPPEILPRTTTVRALALKDNFDMREPDMHNPAAGNMSSEEEVVKTAKKIYDKKFAELSGNDIFKGDVPPGSAEKPLSVAKLREMSGSNIFADGKLESRDYFGGVRKPPGGESSIALV, encoded by the exons ATGGAGAGGAGCACTCCAGTGAGGAAACCACACACTTCCACAGCAGATCTTCTCACTTGGTCCGAAACTCCAAATACCGATTCCCCCGCCTCCGCCCCGCGCTCCACCCGCCCTTACCAG CCGTCGGATGGGATCAGGAAAGTGGTGTTTGGAGGTCAAGTGACAGATGAAGAATTTGAAAGCTTAAACAAACG GAAACCTTGTTCTGGATATAAAATGAAGGAGATGACCGGCAGTGGTATTTTTGCAGCCAACGGTGAAAATGATGAGTTAGAACCAGGTAGTGCCAATTCCATTCCGAACGGCAAAACAGGACTTAGGATGTACCAG CAAGCCTTAGCTGGAATCAGTCACATCTCATTTGCTGAGGATGAAAGTATTTCCCCCAAACAGCCAACTACTCTTACAGAGGTAGCGAAGCAGCGTGAGCTAAGTGGAACATTGAAAAGTGAGGAAGCAACGTTGACGAAGCAGCTCTCTGATGCAAAGTGCAAGGAGCTTAGCGGACATGACATCTTCGCGCCTCCACCTGAAATTTTGCCCAGGACGACAACCGTACGTGCATTGGCATTGAAGGATAATTTTGACATGAGAGAACCTGATATGCATAAT CCTGCTGCAGGTAACATGTCAAGTGAGGAGGAGGTGGTTAAGACAGCAAAGAAAATTTATGATAAGAAGTTTGCTGAGCTTTCAGGAAATGACATATTTAAGGGTGATGTTCCACCAGGTTCTGCAGAGAAACCGCTTAGCGTGGCAAAACTGCGAGAGATGAGCGGCAGCAACATCTTCGCTGATGGGAAGTTAGAGTCTCGAGACTACTTCGGTGGTGTACGCAAACCCCCTGGCGGCGAAAGCAGCATTGCTTTGGTTTAA
- the LOC107957743 gene encoding uncharacterized protein isoform X2 gives MERSTPVRKPHTSTADLLTWSETPNTDSPASAPRSTRPYQPSDGIRKVVFGGQVTDEEFESLNKRKPCSGYKMKEMTGSGIFAANGENDELEPGSANSIPNGKTGLRMYQQALAGISHISFAEDESISPKQPTTLTEVAKQRELSGTLKSEEATLTKQLSDAKCKELSGHDIFAPPPEILPRTTTVRALALKDNFDMREPDMHNPAAGSAEKPLSVAKLREMSGSNIFADGKLESRDYFGGVRKPPGGESSIALV, from the exons ATGGAGAGGAGCACTCCAGTGAGGAAACCACACACTTCCACAGCAGATCTTCTCACTTGGTCCGAAACTCCAAATACCGATTCCCCCGCCTCCGCCCCGCGCTCCACCCGCCCTTACCAG CCGTCGGATGGGATCAGGAAAGTGGTGTTTGGAGGTCAAGTGACAGATGAAGAATTTGAAAGCTTAAACAAACG GAAACCTTGTTCTGGATATAAAATGAAGGAGATGACCGGCAGTGGTATTTTTGCAGCCAACGGTGAAAATGATGAGTTAGAACCAGGTAGTGCCAATTCCATTCCGAACGGCAAAACAGGACTTAGGATGTACCAG CAAGCCTTAGCTGGAATCAGTCACATCTCATTTGCTGAGGATGAAAGTATTTCCCCCAAACAGCCAACTACTCTTACAGAGGTAGCGAAGCAGCGTGAGCTAAGTGGAACATTGAAAAGTGAGGAAGCAACGTTGACGAAGCAGCTCTCTGATGCAAAGTGCAAGGAGCTTAGCGGACATGACATCTTCGCGCCTCCACCTGAAATTTTGCCCAGGACGACAACCGTACGTGCATTGGCATTGAAGGATAATTTTGACATGAGAGAACCTGATATGCATAAT CCTGCTGCAG GTTCTGCAGAGAAACCGCTTAGCGTGGCAAAACTGCGAGAGATGAGCGGCAGCAACATCTTCGCTGATGGGAAGTTAGAGTCTCGAGACTACTTCGGTGGTGTACGCAAACCCCCTGGCGGCGAAAGCAGCATTGCTTTGGTTTAA
- the LOC107957743 gene encoding uncharacterized protein isoform X3 — translation MKPCSGYKMKEMTGSGIFAANGENDELEPGSANSIPNGKTGLRMYQQALAGISHISFAEDESISPKQPTTLTEVAKQRELSGTLKSEEATLTKQLSDAKCKELSGHDIFAPPPEILPRTTTVRALALKDNFDMREPDMHNPAAGNMSSEEEVVKTAKKIYDKKFAELSGNDIFKGDVPPGSAEKPLSVAKLREMSGSNIFADGKLESRDYFGGVRKPPGGESSIALV, via the exons AT GAAACCTTGTTCTGGATATAAAATGAAGGAGATGACCGGCAGTGGTATTTTTGCAGCCAACGGTGAAAATGATGAGTTAGAACCAGGTAGTGCCAATTCCATTCCGAACGGCAAAACAGGACTTAGGATGTACCAG CAAGCCTTAGCTGGAATCAGTCACATCTCATTTGCTGAGGATGAAAGTATTTCCCCCAAACAGCCAACTACTCTTACAGAGGTAGCGAAGCAGCGTGAGCTAAGTGGAACATTGAAAAGTGAGGAAGCAACGTTGACGAAGCAGCTCTCTGATGCAAAGTGCAAGGAGCTTAGCGGACATGACATCTTCGCGCCTCCACCTGAAATTTTGCCCAGGACGACAACCGTACGTGCATTGGCATTGAAGGATAATTTTGACATGAGAGAACCTGATATGCATAAT CCTGCTGCAGGTAACATGTCAAGTGAGGAGGAGGTGGTTAAGACAGCAAAGAAAATTTATGATAAGAAGTTTGCTGAGCTTTCAGGAAATGACATATTTAAGGGTGATGTTCCACCAGGTTCTGCAGAGAAACCGCTTAGCGTGGCAAAACTGCGAGAGATGAGCGGCAGCAACATCTTCGCTGATGGGAAGTTAGAGTCTCGAGACTACTTCGGTGGTGTACGCAAACCCCCTGGCGGCGAAAGCAGCATTGCTTTGGTTTAA